One region of Metallosphaera sedula DSM 5348 genomic DNA includes:
- the argF gene encoding ornithine carbamoyltransferase, which translates to MLKGNNLLCLLDLDRYDLQRLLDVSFSMKEKVMTNSVPKALEGKRIALYFEKPSTRTRISSELAISMMGGTAIVLSKNDVQLSRGEPIEDTARILGRMVHGIGARVLKHDTLQKLAEYSGRPTVNLLSDLSHPLQAITDFMTIKEIFGTLDKPIAFVGDGGDNVLVSLMAFVAKFGLELRVASPKEMRPRPEIWKRIEEEAEASQAIIEFYEDPYDAVKGVSVVYTDVWVSMGQEAEAQRRKEILSRYRVTEDLMRYTSSDSIFLHCLPAVRGEEVEQSVIDGKKSKVWDQAENRLYTAMSAFSLIY; encoded by the coding sequence ATGCTAAAAGGGAATAATCTTCTGTGCCTGCTAGATCTTGATAGATACGATCTGCAGAGGTTACTTGACGTCTCCTTCTCCATGAAGGAGAAGGTGATGACTAACTCCGTCCCAAAGGCGTTAGAGGGAAAGAGAATCGCACTCTACTTCGAGAAACCCAGCACCAGGACCAGGATTAGCTCAGAGTTAGCCATCTCGATGATGGGTGGAACGGCAATAGTCCTGAGTAAGAACGATGTTCAGCTTTCCAGGGGAGAGCCCATAGAGGATACTGCAAGAATACTGGGAAGAATGGTTCACGGAATAGGTGCGAGAGTCCTGAAACATGATACCCTTCAGAAACTCGCGGAGTACTCAGGAAGGCCCACGGTAAACCTGCTAAGTGACCTGTCACATCCTCTTCAGGCAATTACCGACTTCATGACCATAAAGGAGATATTCGGGACACTTGACAAGCCCATAGCCTTCGTAGGTGATGGCGGAGATAACGTTCTTGTTAGCCTGATGGCCTTTGTGGCCAAGTTCGGGCTAGAGCTCAGGGTTGCCTCCCCGAAGGAGATGAGACCAAGGCCTGAGATATGGAAGAGAATAGAGGAGGAGGCCGAGGCCAGTCAAGCTATCATTGAGTTCTACGAGGATCCTTACGACGCAGTGAAGGGAGTATCAGTGGTCTACACTGACGTGTGGGTAAGCATGGGTCAGGAGGCCGAGGCGCAGAGGAGAAAGGAGATCCTCTCCAGGTATAGGGTTACTGAGGACCTCATGAGATACACCTCCTCAGACTCCATTTTCCTTCATTGCCTCCCCGCAGTGAGAGGAGAGGAGGTGGAGCAAAGCGTCATTGACGGGAAAAAGAGCAAAGTTTGGGATCAGGCTGAGAACAGGTTATATACAGCAATGTCCGCGTTTTCCCTTATTTATTGA
- a CDS encoding helix-turn-helix domain-containing protein, protein MEAILVLLHARPLRTSEISSNLGYETKYVSSYLSYWKKKGLIYLEGGRWYLTPQGESLATAIIESYSNSRFKEMLVIAKQMLGEQVKETINNKGKQSSEKQEKEVLSFIDSKTRSRDNKSQNKDPTVCLSDISEKLDKEERDILMFLLERYKQWGSTYIYIDQLQEEYKADSAWLFKVLRGLQTKKILYLYNDPKLGFRIGFSQNVKRKLENC, encoded by the coding sequence ATGGAGGCTATCCTAGTTTTGCTCCACGCTAGGCCCCTGAGGACCTCGGAGATCTCCTCAAACCTAGGGTACGAGACCAAGTACGTGAGCAGTTACTTGAGCTACTGGAAGAAGAAAGGCCTCATATACCTTGAGGGTGGAAGATGGTACCTTACCCCTCAAGGAGAGTCCCTCGCAACTGCTATCATTGAATCGTACTCCAACTCCAGGTTCAAGGAAATGCTCGTCATAGCTAAACAAATGCTTGGTGAACAGGTTAAGGAGACAATAAACAACAAAGGTAAACAAAGTTCGGAAAAACAGGAGAAGGAAGTCTTGTCGTTTATTGACTCCAAAACCAGATCTAGAGACAATAAATCACAAAACAAGGATCCGACGGTTTGTCTATCGGATATTTCAGAAAAATTAGATAAAGAAGAGAGAGATATTCTGATGTTCCTTCTAGAGAGATATAAACAATGGGGTTCCACATATATATACATCGATCAATTGCAGGAGGAGTACAAGGCGGATTCGGCATGGCTGTTCAAGGTCTTGAGGGGCCTCCAGACCAAGAAGATCCTTTACCTGTATAATGACCCTAAGCTAGGGTTTAGAATAGGCTTCTCTCAAAACGTTAAAAGGAAACTCGAAAACTGCTAA
- a CDS encoding arginine--tRNA ligase, protein MPADVLAKIKQEISSQVGQELGVSQESVYKAIEYPPREEMGDLAIPFPALGKKPQNLEIKSKFIRSLSLSGPFLNLRLDETQLFMEVFSSMDQDYGIEKVEKPKRIVIEHTSANPIHPLHIGHLRNSIIGDALVRLSRARGHEVISRFYVNDSGRQVAILIYGLSKLGYPEPPDGAKKDLWAGTVYAMTNIILEIRAITDELKTAQDAEYREKVTKRDELVGLASEIRSRNQEYFDRLAESIRDDPDPEGKIADIIRRYEAGDPQMKEIVRKYVNHVLEGFRESLGRLNIEFDEFDYESDLLWSGEVKSVLRSALSSRARIEYKGTEALDLDKYLDDEVRKELRIPAGLEIPPLVLTRSDGTTLYTVRDIAYTIRKFLTSKAEQVINVIAEQQTVPQIQLRAALYLLGYPEMAKNLIHYSYSMVTLPGMTMSGRLGRYISLDEVYEKVKQAVEEKTKDRGNQVNIAEIVNSAIRYALLSVSADKPITFNVGKVTNFEQNSGPYLQYTYVRAYNILSKFTGEINLDVDYGDLVGEKRRLLLAIAKFPETFKNSADSLEPELLVSYLRYLADTFNAWYDKERVLQEQDEKKRMTRLNLVKGVEVVMRNGLRVLGISSLTKM, encoded by the coding sequence ATGCCAGCGGATGTTCTAGCGAAGATAAAACAGGAGATATCCTCTCAGGTGGGTCAGGAACTTGGAGTAAGCCAGGAATCGGTTTATAAGGCGATCGAGTATCCGCCACGCGAGGAAATGGGAGATCTGGCCATTCCCTTTCCCGCGTTAGGAAAGAAACCGCAAAATCTCGAGATCAAATCCAAGTTTATTAGGTCGCTCTCACTCTCTGGTCCCTTCCTTAACCTGAGGTTGGATGAGACCCAACTCTTCATGGAAGTCTTTTCGTCGATGGATCAGGACTATGGAATAGAGAAGGTAGAGAAGCCCAAGAGGATAGTGATAGAGCACACAAGTGCCAACCCGATTCACCCACTTCACATAGGACATCTTAGGAATTCCATAATTGGCGACGCCCTAGTCAGGCTCTCTAGGGCAAGGGGCCATGAGGTAATCTCTAGGTTTTACGTTAATGACAGCGGTAGGCAGGTTGCAATCCTGATTTATGGTCTCTCCAAACTTGGTTATCCGGAACCCCCAGACGGAGCTAAGAAGGATCTATGGGCAGGAACCGTGTATGCCATGACCAATATCATCCTCGAAATCAGGGCCATAACTGACGAGCTCAAGACTGCACAGGATGCCGAGTACAGAGAGAAGGTAACCAAGAGAGATGAACTTGTGGGATTAGCTTCCGAGATAAGGTCCAGAAACCAGGAATATTTCGATAGGTTGGCTGAATCCATAAGGGATGATCCAGATCCTGAGGGAAAGATTGCGGATATCATTAGGAGGTATGAGGCCGGAGATCCACAGATGAAGGAAATTGTTAGAAAATACGTGAACCACGTCTTGGAGGGGTTCAGGGAGAGTTTAGGTAGACTGAACATCGAGTTTGACGAGTTTGATTACGAGAGTGACTTGCTATGGTCTGGCGAAGTGAAGTCCGTGTTAAGATCTGCATTGAGCTCCAGAGCTAGAATAGAATATAAGGGAACGGAGGCCCTGGACCTAGACAAGTATCTAGACGACGAGGTCAGGAAAGAGCTAAGGATTCCGGCAGGGTTGGAGATACCTCCCTTAGTGTTGACTAGATCCGACGGGACAACCCTTTACACGGTAAGAGATATTGCCTACACCATAAGGAAGTTCCTGACGAGTAAGGCAGAACAGGTAATTAACGTAATAGCTGAGCAACAGACTGTACCACAGATACAGCTTCGAGCTGCCCTCTACCTTCTTGGTTATCCTGAGATGGCGAAAAATCTGATTCATTACTCATACAGCATGGTCACCCTTCCAGGAATGACTATGAGCGGGAGGTTAGGACGTTACATCTCCCTTGATGAAGTTTACGAAAAAGTAAAGCAAGCAGTGGAGGAGAAGACTAAGGACAGGGGTAACCAGGTTAACATAGCCGAGATAGTTAACTCGGCCATAAGATATGCGCTACTCTCTGTCTCCGCCGACAAGCCCATTACGTTCAATGTGGGGAAGGTCACAAACTTTGAACAAAATAGTGGGCCATATCTCCAGTATACCTACGTGAGGGCCTACAATATCCTTTCAAAATTTACGGGCGAAATAAACCTAGATGTCGATTATGGTGACCTGGTAGGGGAGAAAAGAAGGTTACTTCTCGCTATCGCCAAGTTCCCAGAAACCTTCAAGAACTCTGCGGACAGCCTAGAGCCCGAGCTCTTGGTTTCCTATCTCAGATACCTAGCTGATACTTTCAACGCATGGTACGATAAGGAGAGAGTTCTCCAGGAACAGGATGAGAAAAAGAGGATGACCAGATTAAACCTGGTGAAGGGAGTAGAGGTCGTGATGAGAAACGGTCTAAGGGTTCTAGGAATAAGTTCATTAACTAAAATGTAA
- a CDS encoding ATP-NAD kinase family protein has product MRVGFLVNPYAGSGGRIGLKGSDGIRLLNPEIPGRVYRFLSRAPDVEYLVPRGKMGEEYVKLRKRYTLLNSGRDDSTRQDTLIAVEEMKEKGVDIITFVGGDGTARDVAEVAGSLPILGVPAGVKMHSGVFATTPESAGTLLTLFVQGKARVVKAEVLDLDEEEYRKGRYVVKLFHVANTISFANLLTPSKEEYNYSDEIDSIAYFFLEKIMKDDVTYIMGPGATVKRIEQILGLSPNFLSIDIIKGKKVVKYNANYEDLKSLTGELKLVLTPIGGQGFVIGRGNQELGPEVLRRVGREDLILVSSRAKVNKLDCLRFDTGEPSLDLKFSGVYRVIVGYDEYVAISTCSIT; this is encoded by the coding sequence ATGAGAGTAGGATTTCTGGTTAATCCATACGCCGGCTCAGGCGGTAGGATAGGCCTCAAGGGAAGCGATGGAATTAGGCTACTGAATCCCGAAATCCCAGGTAGGGTTTACAGGTTCCTGTCCAGAGCCCCTGACGTCGAGTACCTGGTCCCAAGGGGGAAAATGGGAGAGGAATACGTGAAGCTCAGGAAAAGATACACTCTTCTCAACTCCGGCAGAGACGATTCAACCAGGCAAGACACGTTGATTGCCGTAGAGGAGATGAAAGAGAAAGGGGTAGACATAATAACTTTCGTCGGCGGAGACGGTACTGCCAGGGACGTAGCTGAGGTTGCTGGGAGTTTACCAATCCTTGGCGTTCCCGCTGGGGTCAAGATGCATAGCGGAGTGTTTGCCACAACTCCCGAGAGTGCTGGAACCCTCCTAACCCTATTCGTTCAAGGAAAGGCTAGGGTTGTGAAGGCTGAGGTTTTGGACCTGGACGAAGAGGAATATAGGAAAGGTAGATATGTGGTTAAACTGTTTCATGTGGCTAACACTATTTCATTTGCAAATTTACTTACTCCAAGTAAGGAAGAATACAACTATTCAGACGAAATAGACTCGATTGCCTATTTTTTTCTAGAAAAAATAATGAAAGACGACGTCACCTACATCATGGGGCCAGGAGCCACGGTCAAAAGAATAGAACAGATTCTAGGGCTTTCACCAAACTTTCTGTCTATTGATATCATCAAGGGAAAGAAAGTGGTAAAATACAACGCAAATTATGAGGATTTGAAGTCATTAACCGGGGAGTTAAAGCTGGTCCTAACGCCTATCGGAGGACAAGGTTTCGTTATAGGTAGGGGTAACCAGGAGCTGGGGCCAGAGGTGTTGAGGAGGGTAGGGAGAGAGGATCTGATTCTTGTCTCCTCTAGGGCAAAGGTGAACAAGTTAGACTGTCTCAGATTTGACACAGGGGAGCCATCTCTAGACCTCAAGTTCAGCGGAGTGTACAGGGTAATTGTGGGATACGATGAGTATGTGGCCATATCCACGTGCAGTATCACTTAG
- a CDS encoding Nre family DNA repair protein has translation MRKIPAELCVRCKGTKFLCGLSSCPITERFRAVVNATSRISLDKGVVDGSTPPSAVVGEKGYPRVSLSFNLAPGVVGDQARVYEDPVNWWGKATIYDIINYRSSLISNFSSIQVTDVWKLYERELSLAVVSERPVQSESKISGKLEAKLRFDGYVLPRGPSVKAEEIRVVENPKVPRMLEKLIQDDVKATEGVVSLYESGQDIYRIIDALSLGLLGTRKGRKLVPTRWAITAVDSIVGKELYDRVVSLPAINEVLVFYQGYLGNHFHVILYPSSYSISWVEIWHQMALWSNELVITDLQEDYWGNYDTLDGGYMAARTSVLEYLNSISRSAGVVIVREITKDYFAPLGNWHIRETVKRAFQNRIAKTSSLGEALDLVQSRLKEKRVNLREIRTIRKILSQRKIDEFFQ, from the coding sequence TTGAGAAAGATTCCCGCAGAACTATGCGTGAGGTGCAAGGGAACTAAGTTCTTGTGTGGCCTCTCCTCGTGCCCCATCACCGAGAGATTTAGGGCAGTAGTTAATGCCACGTCAAGGATATCCCTGGATAAGGGTGTTGTAGACGGATCCACGCCTCCAAGCGCAGTAGTTGGAGAGAAGGGTTATCCAAGGGTATCTCTCAGTTTCAACCTTGCCCCTGGTGTAGTGGGCGATCAGGCCAGGGTTTACGAAGATCCCGTGAACTGGTGGGGTAAGGCGACCATATATGATATTATAAATTACCGCTCTTCTCTCATTTCTAATTTCTCCTCTATTCAGGTAACGGATGTGTGGAAATTGTATGAAAGGGAGCTTTCCCTGGCCGTGGTGTCAGAGAGGCCTGTTCAATCCGAGAGCAAGATCTCTGGTAAGCTTGAGGCCAAGCTGAGATTTGACGGTTACGTGTTACCTCGAGGACCCTCGGTTAAGGCTGAGGAGATCAGGGTGGTGGAGAACCCTAAAGTCCCTAGGATGCTTGAGAAACTGATACAAGACGACGTGAAGGCTACAGAAGGAGTAGTTTCACTTTACGAAAGCGGGCAGGATATATACAGGATTATTGATGCCCTATCACTGGGATTGTTGGGCACCAGAAAGGGGAGGAAGCTAGTCCCCACTAGATGGGCAATTACGGCTGTGGATTCAATCGTGGGGAAGGAACTTTATGATCGTGTCGTGTCCCTCCCTGCAATAAACGAGGTGTTAGTGTTCTATCAAGGATACCTCGGAAATCACTTTCACGTGATCCTTTACCCATCCTCCTACTCAATCTCATGGGTAGAGATCTGGCATCAGATGGCCCTCTGGTCCAACGAGCTCGTGATAACTGACCTTCAAGAAGACTACTGGGGAAACTATGACACCCTCGACGGGGGATATATGGCAGCCAGAACATCGGTGCTCGAGTATCTTAACTCGATCTCAAGGTCTGCGGGAGTTGTCATTGTTAGGGAGATCACAAAGGATTACTTTGCCCCATTGGGAAACTGGCACATCAGGGAGACTGTGAAAAGGGCTTTTCAGAACAGGATAGCTAAAACATCTAGCTTGGGCGAAGCCTTAGACCTTGTTCAGTCCAGGCTCAAGGAAAAAAGGGTAAACCTTAGGGAGATTAGAACCATTAGGAAGATCCTCTCGCAGAGAAAGATAGATGAGTTCTTTCAATAA
- the thsA gene encoding thermosome subunit alpha has protein sequence MAGVPVLLFKEGTSRSTGRDALRNNILAARTLAEMLRSSLGPKGLDKMLIDSFNDVTITNDGATIVKEMEIQHPAAKLLVEAAKAQDAEVGDGTTSAVVLAGLLLEKAEALLDQNVHPTIIIEGYKKAFNKALELLTQISTKIDVKNLQDPAVKANLKKIVYTTMASKFIAESEAEMNKIMDIIIDAVSKVAEPLPNGGYNVSLDLVKIDKKKGGTIEDSILVHGLVLDKEVVHPGMPRRVEKAKIAVLDAALEVEKPEISAKISITSPEQIKSFLDEETKYLKEMVDKLASIGANVVVCQKGIDDIAQHFLAKKGILAVRRVKRSDIEKLEKALGARIISSIKDATPEDLGYAELVEERRIGNDKMVFIEGAKNPRAVNILLRGSNDMALDEAERSINDALHALRNILLEPMIVPGGGAIEVELAMKLREYARTVGGKEQLAIEAYADALEEIPSILAETAGMEPISTLMDLRARHVKGIANAGVDVINGKIVDDMFSINVLEPVRVKRQVLKSSTEAATSVLKIDDLIAASQLKSEGGKGKTPGGEEGEGAGMGGAPSFG, from the coding sequence ATGGCTGGAGTTCCAGTTCTTCTATTCAAGGAAGGCACTTCAAGGTCAACCGGCAGGGATGCCCTTAGGAATAACATACTTGCTGCAAGAACTTTGGCTGAAATGCTCAGATCGAGTTTGGGTCCAAAGGGATTGGACAAGATGCTGATTGACAGCTTCAACGACGTGACCATTACCAACGACGGAGCTACAATTGTCAAGGAAATGGAGATTCAGCATCCAGCTGCCAAGCTTCTAGTTGAGGCTGCAAAGGCGCAGGACGCTGAAGTGGGTGACGGGACAACCAGTGCAGTGGTTCTCGCAGGCCTTCTCTTGGAGAAGGCAGAGGCCCTTCTAGACCAGAACGTTCACCCTACCATAATTATTGAAGGGTACAAGAAGGCCTTCAATAAGGCCCTTGAGCTCCTGACTCAGATTTCCACCAAGATAGATGTTAAGAACCTTCAGGATCCTGCAGTTAAGGCCAACCTCAAGAAGATAGTTTACACCACAATGGCAAGCAAGTTCATTGCAGAATCTGAGGCCGAAATGAACAAGATCATGGACATAATCATTGATGCAGTTTCCAAGGTAGCTGAGCCCCTACCCAACGGTGGTTACAATGTGAGCCTTGACCTAGTTAAGATAGACAAGAAGAAGGGAGGAACAATAGAGGACAGTATCCTAGTCCACGGTCTAGTTCTTGACAAGGAAGTTGTTCACCCTGGCATGCCCAGGAGAGTAGAGAAGGCCAAGATAGCCGTTCTAGACGCAGCTCTAGAGGTAGAGAAGCCGGAGATTTCAGCTAAGATAAGCATCACTAGCCCGGAGCAGATTAAGTCCTTCTTAGACGAGGAGACAAAGTACCTCAAGGAGATGGTTGACAAGCTGGCCAGCATCGGGGCCAATGTGGTGGTGTGCCAGAAGGGGATTGATGATATAGCTCAGCACTTCCTTGCCAAGAAGGGAATCCTGGCTGTTAGAAGGGTCAAGAGGAGCGATATTGAGAAGCTAGAGAAGGCGTTGGGAGCTAGGATAATCAGTAGTATCAAGGATGCAACTCCCGAGGACCTAGGCTACGCTGAATTGGTTGAGGAGAGAAGAATTGGAAATGACAAGATGGTCTTCATTGAAGGCGCCAAGAACCCAAGAGCTGTGAACATCCTATTGAGAGGATCCAATGACATGGCCCTCGATGAGGCCGAGAGAAGTATAAATGACGCGCTTCACGCGCTTAGAAACATCCTATTGGAGCCCATGATAGTGCCAGGCGGAGGAGCAATAGAGGTGGAACTTGCAATGAAACTGAGGGAATATGCTAGGACAGTTGGAGGAAAGGAGCAGCTTGCCATAGAGGCTTACGCTGATGCCCTAGAGGAGATCCCAAGCATATTGGCTGAAACTGCCGGAATGGAGCCCATATCCACCCTAATGGACCTGAGGGCTAGACACGTTAAGGGAATTGCCAATGCTGGTGTGGATGTGATAAACGGAAAGATAGTCGACGACATGTTCTCCATCAATGTACTAGAGCCGGTTAGGGTGAAGAGGCAAGTTCTCAAGAGCTCAACAGAGGCAGCTACCTCAGTGCTGAAGATTGATGATCTAATTGCCGCATCTCAGTTGAAGTCCGAGGGTGGCAAGGGTAAGACTCCTGGCGGAGAAGAAGGAGAAGGAGCTGGAATGGGAGGAGCTCCTTCCTTCGGCTAA
- a CDS encoding PHP-associated domain-containing protein: protein MRVDFHVHSFFSDGKHEPETLVKYAKKLNLVIALTDHDTSRGIARVEGEVIPGQEVTTQFGHVVVLCNFPPNPPKDLSLLVDYSRDNSCIVFPSHPFDIFRDGIGEQVYKFKFNAIEIYNSKAPRGANAKADSVARTLSLPGLANSDAHVKESLGSAYNEVALEEFNVDEILEKLRKGEISPVPVGLTVTAKLKIAQWYIERKLGLEKDSRRTMREVQGN from the coding sequence ATGAGAGTGGATTTTCACGTTCACTCATTTTTTAGCGATGGAAAGCATGAGCCTGAAACCTTAGTTAAGTACGCTAAGAAACTGAACCTGGTTATTGCCCTAACAGATCACGATACCTCCAGGGGTATTGCCCGCGTTGAGGGAGAGGTTATACCTGGACAGGAAGTTACGACGCAATTTGGACATGTAGTGGTCCTTTGTAACTTCCCTCCAAATCCTCCGAAAGACCTCTCCCTTCTTGTGGACTATTCGCGCGATAACTCGTGCATAGTTTTCCCTTCGCATCCCTTCGATATTTTCAGGGATGGGATAGGGGAGCAGGTGTATAAATTCAAGTTTAATGCTATTGAGATATATAATTCGAAGGCCCCGCGAGGAGCAAATGCAAAGGCAGACAGTGTCGCTAGAACGCTCTCCTTACCTGGGCTTGCCAACAGTGACGCTCACGTGAAGGAGTCGTTGGGCTCCGCGTACAATGAGGTAGCTCTAGAGGAGTTTAACGTGGACGAAATACTTGAGAAGTTGAGAAAGGGGGAAATATCACCTGTGCCTGTGGGGCTCACAGTAACCGCTAAATTGAAGATAGCCCAATGGTATATAGAGAGGAAACTGGGACTTGAGAAAGATTCCCGCAGAACTATGCGTGAGGTGCAAGGGAACTAA
- a CDS encoding DUF4443 domain-containing protein, whose translation MSGISALQEATKPRQGNRPSYDEAYVMWALNLIHDEPPMGRLTLMKKLGLSEASVKTMLKRLREMGLITVDRIGGTELTEGGKKLVEGWRSMVRISEVYINSLNWKAIQLVILGGKNLVEREGVIQLRDLIIRTGAEATLITIKENQGIEIPPKTEDFSMKSLLQEVALLSSSLPVGSLIIYLIPQDIHLAYKVGISLLEHESRISG comes from the coding sequence ATGAGTGGTATCTCCGCCCTCCAAGAGGCCACCAAACCCAGGCAGGGAAATAGGCCCAGCTACGATGAGGCTTACGTTATGTGGGCTTTGAACCTGATCCATGACGAACCGCCAATGGGTAGGTTAACCCTCATGAAGAAGCTTGGGTTGAGCGAGGCCTCGGTGAAAACCATGTTGAAGAGATTGAGGGAGATGGGCCTGATAACTGTTGATAGGATCGGGGGAACTGAATTAACGGAGGGTGGGAAGAAACTGGTGGAGGGATGGAGATCGATGGTAAGAATATCTGAGGTCTACATTAACTCGCTTAACTGGAAGGCCATCCAACTGGTGATTCTAGGTGGGAAAAACCTAGTGGAGAGGGAGGGGGTAATCCAGTTGAGAGATCTCATCATCAGAACTGGCGCTGAGGCTACCCTGATCACTATTAAGGAGAACCAGGGAATAGAGATTCCACCAAAGACTGAGGACTTCTCCATGAAATCCCTTTTACAGGAGGTAGCCCTTCTTTCCTCCTCATTACCTGTGGGCAGTCTCATCATTTACCTTATCCCACAGGACATTCATTTGGCATATAAGGTGGGAATTTCTCTCCTAGAACATGAGAGTAGGATTTCTGGTTAA